Proteins co-encoded in one Nonlabens agnitus genomic window:
- a CDS encoding DUF2461 domain-containing protein, producing the protein MSFHKMFSFLRELQKNNNKEWMDAHRDTYEEVRDWYKSWLNELDAELGKIDKDYHSTEGKRAINRINNNLLYHPNKPIYKDHFGAGLDLSENGKQGDFYIHLGTNGSFIAGGFYNPKKETLDSIRDAIDYNGAEFKKIMAKKSFKETFGEMIEDENKLKTSPKGYSQDHEHIDLLRRKSFAVKHDVTQKEVMQDDFKEKCVEIYKEMLPFRKYLNKAVTV; encoded by the coding sequence ATGAGTTTTCATAAAATGTTTTCTTTCTTAAGAGAGCTACAAAAAAATAACAATAAGGAATGGATGGATGCACATCGCGACACCTATGAAGAAGTGCGCGACTGGTATAAATCTTGGCTCAATGAGCTGGATGCAGAACTAGGCAAAATTGACAAGGACTATCATTCTACCGAAGGCAAAAGAGCCATCAACCGTATCAACAACAACCTACTTTATCATCCCAATAAACCTATCTACAAAGACCATTTTGGCGCTGGACTGGATCTATCAGAAAATGGCAAACAAGGTGATTTTTACATTCATCTAGGGACCAACGGCTCCTTTATCGCTGGCGGTTTTTACAATCCCAAAAAGGAAACTCTTGACTCCATACGCGACGCTATCGACTATAATGGTGCCGAATTCAAAAAGATCATGGCTAAAAAGTCTTTCAAAGAAACCTTTGGTGAAATGATTGAAGATGAGAATAAACTCAAGACCTCGCCCAAAGGCTATTCACAAGATCATGAACACATAGATCTACTACGACGTAAAAGTTTTGCAGTAAAACATGACGTGACCCAAAAAGAAGTCATGCAGGATGATTTCAAGGAAAAATGTGTAGAGATATACAAGGAAATGTTGCCCTTTAGAAAATATTTGAATAAGGCCGTGACAGTTTAA
- a CDS encoding peptidase associated/transthyretin-like domain-containing protein, with translation MKNLLLLSLLCTAVLSSAQKITLLDSISKEPVSFATISFGNGKGTFADGDGVFTLSRKRYPDVDSLTVSSIGYEDLKVATVNVVDKLYMNPSTAQMDAIVVLAKLEGKFKEEEIDAIVHDNYFDCWLPTVESEIAVKFERQDGRRTLIKTLQIPVVLEESQASKKGKLRAFSTMFRVQFYNVNGDGSPTRQSNYPAQTFVITQETDEIHELDVEELGIQIPENGIFAAIQVLGYTYPDGRLIDAKKYREIKTRRGMEKVSTTYRPLLPFTDEIDGKQTWVRRIFFNNKTWQLFDLTYNPNSKLVRSGHDNYGMGAVLKVYEPKD, from the coding sequence ATGAAGAACTTATTACTTCTTAGCCTACTATGCACTGCGGTTCTCTCGAGCGCACAAAAGATCACACTCTTGGACTCGATTTCAAAGGAGCCAGTTTCTTTTGCGACCATCAGCTTTGGTAATGGGAAAGGCACCTTTGCAGATGGCGATGGAGTGTTTACGCTTTCGCGAAAGCGATATCCAGACGTAGATTCTCTAACAGTATCATCCATAGGTTATGAAGACTTGAAGGTTGCTACAGTAAATGTGGTTGATAAGCTGTACATGAATCCATCAACAGCGCAGATGGATGCGATCGTGGTACTCGCAAAACTGGAAGGAAAATTTAAGGAAGAAGAGATTGATGCGATCGTTCATGACAATTATTTTGATTGCTGGCTGCCTACCGTAGAATCTGAAATTGCGGTAAAATTTGAACGACAGGATGGACGCCGCACATTAATCAAAACCCTACAAATACCGGTTGTTCTTGAAGAAAGTCAGGCCAGTAAAAAGGGAAAGTTGCGAGCATTTTCTACTATGTTTAGGGTGCAATTCTACAACGTCAACGGCGATGGATCGCCCACGAGACAATCCAATTATCCTGCGCAAACTTTTGTAATCACTCAAGAAACCGACGAGATCCATGAACTGGATGTAGAGGAACTGGGAATTCAGATTCCTGAAAACGGAATTTTTGCCGCCATTCAAGTGTTGGGATACACTTATCCAGACGGCAGATTGATAGACGCCAAAAAATATAGAGAGATCAAAACCCGCCGCGGTATGGAAAAAGTATCCACGACCTATAGGCCACTCTTACCGTTTACCGATGAAATTGATGGTAAGCAAACCTGGGTACGTCGTATTTTTTTCAACAACAAAACCTGGCAGCTTTTTGACCTGACTTACAATCCTAACAGCAAGCTGGTACGATCTGGTCATGACAATTACGGAATGGGTGCGGTTCTTAAAGTGTACGAGCCAAAAGATTAA
- a CDS encoding 3-deoxy-D-manno-octulosonic acid transferase — translation MLFLLPMPILKSLYDTGSAFAKAALPIAGFFNKKMKLGSQGRERSWDILDTKVKSTIPKIWVHVASLGEYEQVVPILEKLNRKKYQVVLTFFSPSGYENKKNTQLADVVCYLPIDAVSNVSKFMGLVEPSLAIMVKYEFWPNYLNALKSHKVPTILVSGIFREKMSFHKWYGSWMTSSLEAFDHFFLQNESSLRELKKLGFENASVSGDTRFDRASQLIERDNRIPALEKLINGKPCLVVGSSWPKDIEVMKKWLVGNDQTKEIKVIIAPHEVHEEKVTELENSLPFDTLRWTETKIHEKLLTSNKSVLVIDTIGLLTKIYSYADVAYVGGAMGNSGLHNILEAATFGVPVVIGKNYDKYPEAGKLEDLGGLFSISNAQDFADTVNKLFEDDFLREKTGMVCGHWVNSNTGATNHVLEQLKTIDEELITS, via the coding sequence ATGCTATTTTTACTGCCTATGCCTATTTTAAAAAGTTTGTATGATACGGGTTCCGCTTTCGCGAAAGCGGCACTTCCCATCGCCGGTTTCTTTAACAAGAAAATGAAGCTGGGATCACAAGGTCGGGAACGATCCTGGGACATTCTGGACACCAAAGTAAAGAGCACGATACCAAAAATCTGGGTGCACGTGGCCTCTCTAGGTGAATATGAACAGGTGGTCCCGATCTTAGAGAAATTGAACCGAAAGAAATATCAGGTGGTGCTCACCTTTTTCTCACCATCTGGATACGAGAATAAAAAGAACACCCAACTTGCTGATGTGGTTTGTTACCTACCTATTGATGCAGTCTCAAACGTTTCAAAGTTCATGGGTCTGGTCGAGCCATCGCTGGCCATAATGGTCAAATATGAGTTCTGGCCCAATTATTTGAATGCGCTCAAGTCACATAAGGTTCCCACCATCCTGGTAAGCGGAATCTTTAGAGAAAAGATGAGTTTCCATAAATGGTACGGCTCGTGGATGACCAGCTCTTTAGAAGCCTTTGACCATTTTTTCCTGCAAAATGAATCGTCCTTAAGAGAGCTCAAAAAGCTGGGTTTTGAAAATGCCAGTGTAAGTGGCGACACGAGATTTGATCGCGCCAGCCAGCTTATTGAACGAGATAATCGTATACCGGCATTGGAAAAGCTCATCAATGGCAAGCCTTGTCTTGTGGTAGGCAGCAGCTGGCCCAAGGATATTGAGGTGATGAAAAAATGGCTTGTAGGGAATGACCAGACAAAAGAGATCAAAGTGATTATCGCACCGCATGAGGTGCATGAAGAAAAGGTTACAGAGTTAGAAAATAGTCTGCCCTTTGACACCTTGCGATGGACGGAAACCAAAATTCACGAGAAGTTACTGACTTCCAACAAGAGCGTTCTTGTCATAGACACCATAGGATTACTCACAAAAATATACAGCTATGCAGATGTCGCCTATGTAGGTGGCGCCATGGGTAATTCTGGCCTGCATAATATTTTAGAGGCAGCCACCTTTGGCGTTCCTGTGGTGATAGGTAAGAATTATGACAAGTATCCTGAAGCTGGAAAACTGGAAGATCTAGGTGGACTTTTCTCCATATCTAACGCGCAGGATTTTGCAGATACAGTCAACAAACTATTTGAGGATGATTTTTTAAGGGAGAAAACAGGCATGGTTTGTGGGCATTGGGTCAATAGCAATACTGGCGCGACAAATCACGTGCTCGAACAATTAAAAACCATTGATGAAGAACTTATTACTTCTTAG
- a CDS encoding DegT/DnrJ/EryC1/StrS family aminotransferase has protein sequence MRKIQMVDLKGQYEKIKPEVDKNVMDVIETTAFINGPEVHAFQKELEEYLNVKHVIPCANGTDALQIAMMGLGLKPGDEVITADFTFAATVEVIALLQLTPVLVDVNPFDFNIDIEAVKRAITPKTKAIVPVHLFGLAANMDEIMKLAEEHDLYVIEDNAQGIGANFMHSNGSKSKTGTIGHAGTTSFFPSKNLGCYGDGGAIFTNDDDLAHTIRGIVNHGMYERYHHDVVGVNSRLDSMQAAVLRIKLRHLNDYNDARRSAARKYTAAFAQEEKIITPLICDNCDCHVFHQYTLTIKDADRDALVKHLNEKGIPCGVYYPIPLHKQKAYQDERYNEADFPVTNKLVQECISLPMHTELDDEQIAFITKTVIDFVNG, from the coding sequence ATGCGCAAGATTCAAATGGTAGACCTAAAAGGTCAGTATGAAAAGATCAAACCAGAAGTTGATAAAAACGTGATGGATGTCATTGAGACGACCGCCTTTATCAATGGACCAGAGGTACACGCTTTTCAAAAGGAACTCGAGGAATATCTCAACGTTAAACACGTGATTCCATGTGCCAATGGTACCGATGCCTTGCAAATTGCCATGATGGGATTAGGGCTCAAGCCCGGCGACGAGGTCATCACGGCAGATTTTACGTTTGCAGCCACGGTAGAAGTCATCGCATTGCTACAACTCACGCCGGTTCTAGTCGACGTGAACCCTTTTGATTTCAATATTGACATAGAGGCCGTTAAACGTGCTATTACTCCTAAAACAAAGGCTATTGTACCGGTGCATTTATTTGGTCTAGCAGCAAATATGGACGAGATCATGAAGCTTGCCGAAGAGCACGATCTTTATGTCATTGAGGACAACGCTCAAGGAATAGGTGCCAATTTCATGCATTCCAACGGTTCTAAGTCCAAAACGGGAACCATAGGCCATGCAGGAACGACTTCATTTTTCCCTTCTAAGAATCTAGGTTGTTACGGCGATGGTGGTGCTATTTTTACCAACGATGATGATCTAGCGCACACCATACGTGGGATCGTCAACCATGGTATGTATGAGCGATACCACCACGATGTGGTTGGTGTCAATTCAAGATTGGATTCCATGCAGGCGGCCGTGTTGCGCATTAAGTTGCGCCATTTGAACGATTACAATGACGCGAGACGCAGTGCAGCAAGAAAATACACCGCTGCTTTTGCGCAGGAAGAAAAAATCATCACACCGCTTATTTGCGATAATTGCGATTGCCATGTGTTCCATCAATATACCTTGACCATCAAGGATGCAGACCGCGACGCACTGGTCAAGCACTTGAATGAAAAAGGGATTCCATGTGGTGTCTATTACCCAATCCCACTACACAAACAAAAAGCGTATCAGGACGAGCGCTACAACGAGGCAGATTTCCCTGTTACGAACAAACTGGTTCAAGAATGTATCTCGTTGCCTATGCATACAGAGCTGGATGACGAGCAGATCGCCTTTATTACTAAAACCGTTATTGACTTTGTAAATGGGTAG
- a CDS encoding metal-dependent hydrolase family protein produces MRHLFALLFSVMLSFTAFAQQTTTFIHAGHLLDTKSGKWMDEMTIKVSGTEITDVSKGYAAIPQDVKYFDLKDQWVLPGLTDMHVHMETEYNPQAYISKFVDDPADVAYNSVAFAETTLMKGFTTVRDLGGSGINISLRDAINKGKLVGPRIFTAGKSIATTGGHADPTNGGNAAFMGNPGPREGVADGADQAREAVRHRYKNGADCIKITATGGVLSVAKNGSNPQFTVEEIKAITSTAADYGFHVAAHAHGDEGMRRAVEGGVRTIEHGTYMSEETMDLMKKMNCYLVPTITAGKEVAMKAEEDGFYPDIVVPKAKAVGPQIQGTFGRAYKRGVPIVFGTDAGVFKHGKNAMEFGYMVEAGMPAMEAIQSATITPAKILQMEDQIGQVQKGFFADIIAVSDNPEKNVATLNDVKFVMKDGKVYKD; encoded by the coding sequence ATGAGACATCTATTTGCGCTTCTCTTTTCGGTAATGCTCAGTTTTACTGCGTTTGCCCAACAAACCACTACATTTATACATGCAGGTCATTTACTGGACACAAAATCTGGTAAGTGGATGGATGAGATGACGATCAAGGTAAGCGGTACTGAAATTACAGATGTTTCTAAAGGCTATGCCGCCATACCTCAAGATGTCAAATATTTTGATTTGAAAGACCAATGGGTGCTGCCAGGCTTGACTGATATGCACGTCCATATGGAAACAGAATATAATCCACAGGCGTACATCTCAAAATTTGTAGACGATCCAGCAGACGTCGCATACAACTCGGTCGCTTTTGCAGAAACTACTTTGATGAAAGGATTTACTACTGTACGTGATTTAGGCGGTAGCGGTATCAACATTAGTTTGAGAGATGCCATCAATAAAGGAAAGCTGGTAGGTCCTAGAATCTTCACGGCTGGTAAATCCATCGCTACTACTGGTGGTCACGCAGATCCTACTAATGGTGGTAATGCAGCATTTATGGGAAATCCTGGACCACGTGAAGGAGTAGCCGATGGTGCTGACCAAGCTCGTGAAGCTGTGCGTCACCGCTATAAAAATGGCGCCGATTGTATTAAGATTACCGCTACTGGTGGCGTCTTGAGCGTTGCAAAAAATGGTAGCAACCCGCAATTTACTGTTGAAGAAATCAAAGCCATCACAAGTACCGCAGCAGATTATGGTTTTCACGTGGCGGCACATGCACATGGTGATGAAGGAATGCGTCGCGCGGTAGAAGGTGGCGTTAGGACCATTGAGCATGGTACTTATATGAGCGAGGAAACTATGGACCTCATGAAAAAAATGAACTGTTATTTAGTTCCCACAATCACAGCTGGAAAGGAAGTCGCTATGAAAGCCGAAGAAGACGGTTTCTATCCAGACATTGTTGTGCCTAAAGCAAAAGCAGTTGGTCCGCAAATTCAAGGAACTTTTGGTCGTGCTTACAAACGTGGAGTGCCTATCGTTTTTGGAACTGATGCAGGCGTGTTTAAGCATGGTAAAAACGCAATGGAATTTGGTTATATGGTAGAAGCAGGAATGCCCGCCATGGAAGCGATTCAAAGTGCGACCATCACACCTGCGAAAATCCTACAGATGGAAGATCAGATAGGTCAAGTCCAAAAAGGCTTTTTTGCTGATATTATCGCTGTTTCCGATAATCCTGAAAAGAATGTGGCTACACTTAATGACGTCAAGTTTGTGATGAAAGACGGTAAAGTTTACAAGGATTAG